One region of Triticum aestivum cultivar Chinese Spring chromosome 6B, IWGSC CS RefSeq v2.1, whole genome shotgun sequence genomic DNA includes:
- the LOC123135336 gene encoding uncharacterized protein → MADERRSMRGGTEAGPYASDARVHPQSTRMQRPSMAARVDVGGRGEELSGPDTENGVEAAGSGDSGGAGDERLRGVQAAASMKLIVGMSDLVSPFVVLYEDDVDAFWCFEMLLRRMRENLHLEGPTGVMKQLEALWKIMELIDT, encoded by the exons ATGGCGGACGAGAGGAGGAGCATGAGGGGAGGCACGGAGGCAGGTCCATATGCGTCAGACGCGCGCGTTCACCCGCAGTCAACGCGGATGCAGCGGCCGTCCATGGCGGCTCGGGTCGATGTAGGAGGACGAGGGGAGGAGCTCTCGGGGCCCGACACCGAGAATGGAGTGGAGGCGGCTGGATCTGGCGATTCTGGAGGGGCTGGCGACGAGCGGCTCCGTGGGGTTCAAGCGGCGGCTTCCATG AAATTGATTGTAGGTATGAGCGATCTGGTTTCCCCTTTTGTTGTTCTATACGAGGATGATGTAGATGCCTTTTGGTGTTTTGAGATGCTACTGAGAAGGATG CGTGAAAATTTACACCTCGAGGGACCGACAGGAGTTATGAAGCAGTTGGAAGCATTGTGGAAGATCATGGAATTGATAGATACGTAA